The Magallana gigas chromosome 6, xbMagGiga1.1, whole genome shotgun sequence genome includes the window TTGATATATTTTAACCTGGATATCTAGAATCTTAAGATAATTAGTTAATCTTTCAGTCAACCCCATCAAGTTAATATAATGAGGTTTGACTGTATTTGCATGTAATTGCTGcaagatttacaatgttttcatctatatcatagGCAGTTACCGTCAgcccaaacaaaatgacaaagaAGGAAATGACCAAAGATCTTGAGTTCATGGCCAAGGAGATAAGAACAAGGgtaatttttgttacaaattgaaaatgcatttttttcctCCTTTCAATTCAAGAATTTCAAATTCCAGCtgttatgaaaatattattcaatctACTGCACTGCCCCATCCCCCTccacttccaaaaaaaaataatgctcaaaacatttaattaatagTGCATGCTTTATAAAGTGCTTAAtagttaaaacataaaaataaggaaaatggCATTTCAAACAAATCTAATCCATTGCATGAAGGCCTAATGAAAAAAGGGTTAAGGTCTTTACTTCTACAAGTACCAATATTTTCTGCACTTAAAATAAAAGGTTACTtgcaataaaatcaatataagaATTTAAATTAACAATGTGTAATCTTTAGAATACAAAGGTGAATATCCAGTATCATATAATCAATTGTCACAGACACTTTCAAGCCAAATATGCCAGCAATTGTCAAAAATTTGCATTGATACCATTATAACTGCATGCATGATTCAATATTTAACGTTTTATCCATGATTATAGTGTCAGGCTAACTGTGACCTTCCTCAGGTCAAACTTTACTCGTCTAGATCTCAGGTAATCGAGCGTACGTCTGAAATAGATTTGctgcttaatttttttaaatataaagtgaagggtttttttttttcgtgaacAATAGATACATGTCTGTATAATCATGTCATTtcttatacattatatataattgcttatatttaacaatacatgtagcttataattatttttttttttaattacatgctaATCAATTTGCTTTGATGAGtgaaaatgtttgttaatgtttCTAACCATAAATTAGGAGTGTTGTCTGAAAAAATTGGTAACATCTTAAAGATTTTGTTATTAGGTGATTGAAGTTTGGCAAATCATTTATCGAACCTTTCCAATTTACTTAATTTGATCATACTGAAAAAGTACTTTAACTCACTGGTAGTTCTTAATCTTATAGTTATACCGATTGTACAGAATATATGTGCATATAACatttagtattttaaaaaaatcattgattcaACTTTGCTCTATTTTCATCTTGATACATTCTTTTCTTACATTTCTTCTCCACACAATTACttagatttaattttaatttgcatattattattAGGTATtaactaaaagaaaaatgtcAGCAAATCAATTAACCAATTATGTAACAACTTGCAtaattgaaatttcaaatacTTAAGGTAAAAATTCATGGATTAATTTCTATTTTACAGGCTAAATCTTGGACCATTACGCTCCATTCTCCTCGGAAATCTTCTGTTGAAGCACCAAGAGATGCTCGCACTAGTCTACAGCAAGCAACTAAAATATATAGGGCGTAAGTCAAATGACTATTAATTCTGCATCCCGCAGACACTTTCATTAAACCTAATGGGTATAGTATATTGATCGATGTCccagatttttaaatgaaaattctcATCAACAGGtttaattaaattgtattttcctcttttacaccgctaaatatttttgaattttaaattccCGTCCTTtgcagatataaaataatataatttcaatATGAACTTGGTGTTATTTATAGAAGGAACtcagatataaaaaaacccCTCCTCTTTTTATCAATTAGGATGTCAAATCTTTTCCCTAATTCCTGATATCTTAACACACTCTTTATGATATACCCCCAAGAAATTCCTTTGTAAGCAAGTTTTCAATACTATAGTGTATACAAATTTGCTTAAATTGAGGTTTTTCTCCCATAAAATAGGCATACTTCCATCCCTGCTGAATCTGGGACCAAGAAGAAACTACAGAGCACTGGTTCATCCCAGACAACTTCTACAGTGGCAGACTCCTCAGACTACCAGCTTCGTATTTAGTTCTACAAGCTTTGAATTTAGACCTTCCAAAACATTGTTGTGGATATGTTTACCCAAAACATTAGCTTAAAATTTACTATCTACTGTACAATACTTTTACAAgctttaatgaatttaattttaacaaaagatTCAACTTTACATATTAATCTGTTTTGACCAGATTAATTtggggttggttttttttattgacaaacaATCATTTTGGATGTGTTTTACTATACAAAAGattttaattgtatatataatttaataaatctttGTCTCTAGCTTAATCCGAACGACGGTCAATCTTAGACAGAatttgcaagtacatgtattttcacatCCTCATTCAactttctaaaatttgatcagaCTTTTATGTTTGGCATAGCGCCAGAAGAACAAGTTAAATGGACTAAAGAACCTATTGCTCATAAAGCGGATCAGTCTTTACTACGGAATAagctaataaaattaaatttgttgaataataaacatattttttaacactacatgtattagtaattTTGTTGGTATACTAGATCTAGGTGATCTgcaatattttgtacatttccATGACTACGATTTGCCAGCAATAGGTATTTCAGATCACAAGACCTCATAGAAGAAAGTCTTCAAATTCAATGATTGATAAGTGCCAAATAAATATACAGCTTCTTGCTATTAACTGTGATGCATGtgtatatcaaatgaaatattgtgtGAAGTGTTCGTAATGATTAAAGTAAATTAAGGGAGATGATCCATGGATACCAAGGCCCATCCTAGCCCAGTCAATGCCCCCCTACCCCATTCCAACCAACTACTAAGGAGAGTGAATACTTTAACTTATTCAAAATGATAGTGAATCCTAATTTTTCAATTGAAACTAAAAGGAGGTATTTTTTACCATCTAATCTTGccacaaaataatatatttttataatataagtttatggtatttttttttaccatgcgAGGTATTTTGAAAAAGCAATTTATACCCATGTAGATATAATCTTAATTGTTCTGATTAACCATACTGTgtgttaatttgttaaaattcaaaatattgaattgtaTGTATAAACAAACAACACATTGTCTAGTTTTATCGTATttttatgttgtttattttttggtgaATATTTTTGTCAgatatcaataaaattataaaaatcaaactgtATAGTTGATTctctctttaaattttcagaacaCTCAAAGTACAATGTACCAgtagtaaaacatctttttatgtgattattttttaacatcacAGAGTTGTACAGAATGTATCAAAATCTAACACTGCAtattaataatcaataaaataaataagatattggTTCTAAATTTGAACCTCTTTCTTCTGTTCGTTAGAATTCATTCACCATTATTTTACACATTGTCACTTTTGGGAAATCTAATCGAATattcaggggttttttttttggtcacgtGAGAAGAAATTTCACCATTAATGGCATATGATCGGatggattttgaaaatttggtaaATTTCCGACGGAACTGATCTCCCCTTGAGACAGTAAGCCTAAACGGCCCAACAGTTTGATCCTGCCTTCTTGGACATTCCTATTACAGAAATTTCCCCTTCTAGATTTACTCTCCCTTCCGTCCACTGTATAAAACACATAGTCTACGACGGAACTATCAAAAGGACTAGTTTGTGTTGTCACCTCTGGCTCTCCTGTCCTTTCGATGAAATGTTTGTAAGCAGAGATCAGATGAAATTTATGCCACAAAAAGCCAGAATTCTGAGACACCTGgggaaagtggaaatggtgaTAGGGTGAGCTATGATAAGTGTGGAACTGTCCTTCCAACACTGGACTTTCCCTCAACATTTTCACATGCTGTTCTTCTAGATAGTGACACTGGTCAGAGATTGTTAGATTTGAAGGAATCAAGCCCATGTCCAATAGCTTTCTACCTTTACCGTATCTTTGGGCAGAGATACCTTCTATTGGTAAGCCATGGTACCTCAGATATCCCTGTGAAATGAATTTGTACATGAAGCTATGTGGACGAGCATTAAAATCTCCACACAGTATAACAGGTACACTCCGAAAGTCGGGTATCATGTGGTCTAACTCTGCCAAGAGTTTCACTAATTGTAAAAGTTTAATGTCCCCTCGTTTAGGGTTGTAAAGCAGGTGTGTATTTGCCACACAGAATCCTTCCTGTCCGTTTAGAGGTATGAGTCTTAGAATTAGACCTACATTATCTCTGTTGGTAAGTGAAGAGCCTTCTTGGAAGTAGTGGACATGCCTTGCTTCTTCAACACTGAATTTGTCTTTCTTGTAAAATGTAGCACAGCCATCCACCTTTCCCCCCGTTCTTCGAAGATACTCGCCTTCATATCCTGCAATAACGATACCAGTTTAACACAGTGTCAATCATAAATCATGTACTGTATTATTGAATAGATAACAAAATTGATTCacaatatatttaacatatatatctttttatatcaTCAATATTGTACTCTACATACCTAAGGCCTTGAGTTGTGGTATGTAAAATTCTTCCAGATGAGACTCTTGGACCTCTTGCATACATAAAATCTGAAATGTTGAAGATAAATGGTGATAAATAATTGCTGCTTGAGCTAGCATGTCTTCTACACGTACATATACCCggtagtacatgtaccaaacaattattatttgaaGTACAATTCAAAATTTCTTCTATCCCTAATGGACATCCACAGGTACCATTATTTTTTACggtacatgattttttttatagttgaaAGATGTATTTTCTATCCCAAATTGTGGAAATGTTTATGTCTTTTGTTCATGttattaaagaatatttttgaagtttGCATAGTTCTTGTCCTTCTGCTCTTCATATTCTTGTTGATAAGttgcataaaaattgaaatccaTATCAAATGTATCTTATTTGAATAGTaaagaaattttgtttacaaatattttccaATTGGAAATGATCCCATTTGATAAATATTACCAGACCAACATCTGGGAGACCGAAGGCCATGAACTGATTTGTTTAACTTACATCGGGTTGATGGGCACTAAACTCCTGCAAAAGTTTCTGTTTGCGGTACTCCCAGTCCAGAACTTGTGTTGGGTGGTCCCGATACAGGTACTGGTTGTCCAGGAGAAGATCCTGGGCCAACACATTGTAAGACATCAGAGAGAAGGGAAGCCCGTGGTGACCCCTCGTTTGGCACACCTTACCAAAGGGAGTTAACTCCCATTCTCTATTTCTGGGTATTAAGGAATCTGCAAAAAACAATTACCAGTAAACTTAATTCAAGATGCTTCATTTTAATTGTTTGCCGATATCtatttttataagtaaacaATGTGGTTCTAgtaatctgatattttttcaatttgtcttGCAGTGCAATctcttacacatgtaaatctaaaACTAGATAAGATAAGCAAATGTCCAAATTCATTGTAACTTTTCCCATTCTATGCTTTCTATGGTTCAACTGTCTGTACACAGTCTCTGAGTGCaaagataaatcaataaatcaagtttCATAATAACATCCACAAACAAGTGTGATCCAGCTCAAGCCTGCAGCTGCATGCTGTACCAAGCTCTGACACTGCACACGGCTTGCAGTTATGTCAATGACAAAGGTAGTGAATGAAACATTACATGTTATGTTTTGGGTACTTGTGCCGGTATTCATTTACTGCCTAAAcctttatatatttcaaattcaaaaacaaaCTGTCAGTCTTACTACGCTTGTTATCTGAGGGATAaaaatgtgaattaaaaaaaattgctaccTTTCAAATGATGAATAGTTAAAGAAATAGATAAAGAATGAAGAAATTGATATACCTCTTGGTTCAATGGCAGGTTCACTCCGCGACCTCTTCACATGGCTCTGTGGTTCATTTCTCTCTACCTCTGCATCTAATCCAACTTTCTGTTTACTTCCAGGTGCTAGTGGTCCCTTCTCCAGAGTCTGCACTGGTTTGTTGGTTCGCTTGAAATGTCTAACTACACCTTGCCCTGCCTGTTTCAATGGACCGAATGGTCGAAACATTGCATCAGAGAGCCAGTTTTCTCCACCATTCACTCCATGTGAGGAACCACTGTGAACCAGATTACTATCTAACTGAGGCCCTTTCGAAATCTCATTTATACTCCTCTTATTGTCTGTATGGGTTGGTGGGGGTGTATTGGCTGGTTGGTCATCTGTAGTCAAATCAATGACATCCACTTTTTTGGGCCTGACAGACGACATATGGGCTACTCTAAACCGACACCAGCTTCCTTGTAAACAATTCACATATCCCACTGTGTTTCTAtagttcaaataaaatattcgtAATTTCATGATGTAAGTTTTTTCTTAAAACACTAAATATGTAGCTAATAACTATATTTAAATGTCATTTCAATTCCTTGCATCACACTTTGAAGTTACATAAACACTATAATTTTCTAATAACTATATCCACTATTAACACTGATTAGTCCTTCCAATTTGCGAGTCTCAGGGGGTATGAATGATTGTGTATCCCTTCTCGTTTCGAAAGAACATGTAAACATGGTGAACAGCTGATTAACGCATGTTAATTTCCTGACTGTCAAGGTCAAAATTCACGAGGTCATCGACTGAACTATGAGTGTCAATGAACAAAAACTGATTTGCTCGGTGAAGGAATTGTTCAATAAGGGTTTCAACATGAtttgatattctttttttataggagaaagaatgtttttgcTAACCTTTAGAATGCATGAagactgtttattttgtttcttcttGTCGTTCTTCTGAATATTTTCCCTCCGAACTGAACATGCTGAAGGGTACGGTTAATGACCGACAATGACCATGAgtaaagaaaagaataaaagaaaGGACAATTATATtgtgaactttttaattaaTGGAATAATAATGTCAAATTGTTATTAAGTACACATGTAGCacaacttttatttatttaagcatTTGATTTATAACACTGTGTATCCATgcggaaaaaaattaaaggttgGTCTAATTACAGAAAATGTACAGTTTGACTTCGTTGTCATTTCGCTCACACCCTGAgtgaacagagagagagagagagagagagagagagagagagagagcatgagCATATGCGAATATCATATATGCACACTAGTAAACacttactttcttaaattttccttggggggggggggggggggggggtcatcttCCCAAGTTAAGAGTTTCTGATCCGATCCGCTCTACGTTTATGTagagcggagcggatcagaaacttTTGACTTGGTAAGATTGGGGAGGGGTGGGGGTGGTagagttatttttcataatattttacttttttcatacattgtatgtcCGACCCCCTGACCATCGATCTCTAGACCCGCAGATAGATTCGGCATGTTGTATTAAAATGGGAGCGGGGACAGACCCTCTCCCTTAATATCATGACAAgcgcataaaaaaataatcgtaATGTTTCGCCAAACATCAATTACAAAATTTTCGGGAGGGTAGGAGGTAGGTCGTTTCGTAAGTCAAATGATACGCCTCCACGTcccaaaattatataaatgttacattaaaagtttaaaatcaaagattattaattaaacattttttattttaaccccccacaaatgcattaaaaatcTGCTGATATAAATTACACTACActatgttctttttttatattgaagaAGCTTAGATTTTTACAGCATTGatgtaatttacattttttgacaAATAGGGCCTTTTAGAAAAATTTTCTGACAACTTGATACTTCAAACCCatattaaactgttaaaatgaGTTCATCGGGGTAGAGTTAGAATTTGTTTATGtataagcaatttttttcttttttttttggccaatCAATGGGTCTAGGGACGGGTCAAGGGCCACATTTAGTTTGGGAGTTCAGGAGTAACACCCTATAATCCACCCCTCCGACGGAGGGCTAGTGTATTTGCGATTTGAAAACCATATTTAGCATAAAGGAACTTCTGAGTCtctctaaaaatgaaattttataagtaGAAATATTAGGCTTTAAACAAAGAgattgttcatattttttagcattaaaaaatctttgtttaaaaaaaattgaacaaattaaataagAGTATCATTATTAACTTTGATCCATTAAAAGACGTAATTCTTTTTACTTTTGCCTACCTTCTTAATGAGTCCTGAATGTTAATTTCGAATTCCATAATTTTAAACTATTGCAGATTATTACTTTTGTCAGTTTGGTGGTATAACACATGCATTAATAACACATGCCGGCACCTGccgttatttatttttctcgtAACTATCTCTTAATACTTAGTGATAATTGGGGTAGGggtatttttgtattcttttattgcgacaaaaataaaaaatgataggtGCCCGTGATTTTGTACTATGTTAATAACAAAAATGATTTCACCATctaatttttctcttttttttttatttacacttttatttctaaaattaatttcgtggagaaaaaaaaatgaaatttttcttcATATCCTGTGAAATAATTATGCAAGCTGAAAAACTTACTTGGCTTTTTAACATCAAATTGGTCATGTGCAGGAATTATTTTAAATcagtaattttttcaatttagatcTTGAGACAATGCTTTGAAAATGcttgttttcaattaattattttgcgggaaaaaaaaacaatgtacatACACTGTATATGCTTGTGATATACTAAAaagagttatatatatatattttgtacccATAAATTGCagctttttaaatattgaatcgaAGTAAAGTTAGTGaaaatagcccccccccccccccgcaagaCAAATAGAACGCTCACTTCAATTTTCTTTTGGTAGCCAATATGTACACTGTTGTGCAACATATATCAACTTACAACAACAAACAAAGTAATAACTGAGACGGGCTCGTGTGTCCCTTTTCGTCATACGCgcacagaaataaaaaaaagatttatgcGAAACTGCAAAATTTAGGaatgaaagtgaaagtagaacaaCATGTTTTAAACTTCGAATTGCCAATTGGTATGAAACCACGACACTCTCTACCTGGGTGGAATAAAACTGGAGGCAGGGGTCAAGATGCAAGGGAGCAAAATCCAACCCACAGTCGCAGAGGAAAGAGACGATGGCGGAAAAAACGAGATTTCAGACCATCTTCTGGAGAATCATCGGGTAGTGGCGAACATCTGGCAGAGGGAACCTCTAGCTCCAGTACAAGAACAGACCATGATATCCTTTAAATGGTTACTGACTTATCAATACATGTAGCCTACATAGCATATTTACATCAGTGCATGAGTACATGCATTATTGGTTAACAGCATGCAGGTCTATAGTACAATCACTAGATTTATAGCTATGTACATGTGTAGCTTGAATTACCTacatagctttatttacatGCCTAAAGtagatttatttaggtactctcTTACTTTTATCTTAATTTAGCGTTTGTACAAAAAGTCACACTTAGGTCCAtcaataattttcaactttgaactgatcttaaaaaaaattaagaacaaaTCACTCTTGAAAATGTTGCAGCTCTTTCAGCACAATTGCAGTCAAAATTCTAAGTTTTGAAGCTATGTATAACTTTTTGTGTGACCAAATAAAACTACAAAGGAACAGTACTGGTTAACATGATAAttgattaagaaataaagtacaagTGGGTCATTGAAATGAATTGCAAATATCATGTTATGATCAAACTTTTgggaaaaacttttttttttcaactaacACATAAAAAAGTGTTGAAAAGTTTCCAGGGGTATGAACTTTGATGATCAAGTAATCAAGTTGTAGAAAAACCATAGAAAATGCATATGTATTCCTTTCTTCGTAGATTTTTCTTAACATTCATACAAATACCAGGGTTCTATTATGACCCAGAGAAGAAAAGATATTTCAAAATCCAGCCCAATCAATTCTCTAGCTTGGGACAtacaataacaaaacaaaacatagaAAAGAAGGCACTGGAAACAGAAAGAATTAGGAATCTCACAAAACAAACAGATAAAGTGCACTCGCACCATTTCCTGGAACTGATGAGCAAGCAGGAGATGGGAAGTGTAACAAGGCTTCAGTTTCAAAGATATTTCATCCATAAGAGAATATCATGCATTGAAAATCATCCTAGTCAGACTTTAAGTGCTTCATCGATTCATGGGACTCTGGAGCATCCAAAAGTGATAGGACTTAACTCTAGCCATG containing:
- the LOC105332122 gene encoding protein angel homolog 2 isoform X1, with protein sequence MKLRIFYLNYRNTVGYVNCLQGSWCRFRVAHMSSVRPKKVDVIDLTTDDQPANTPPPTHTDNKRSINEISKGPQLDSNLVHSGSSHGVNGGENWLSDAMFRPFGPLKQAGQGVVRHFKRTNKPVQTLEKGPLAPGSKQKVGLDAEVERNEPQSHVKRSRSEPAIEPRDSLIPRNREWELTPFGKVCQTRGHHGLPFSLMSYNVLAQDLLLDNQYLYRDHPTQVLDWEYRKQKLLQEFSAHQPDILCMQEVQESHLEEFYIPQLKALGYEGEYLRRTGGKVDGCATFYKKDKFSVEEARHVHYFQEGSSLTNRDNVGLILRLIPLNGQEGFCVANTHLLYNPKRGDIKLLQLVKLLAELDHMIPDFRSVPVILCGDFNARPHSFMYKFISQGYLRYHGLPIEGISAQRYGKGRKLLDMGLIPSNLTISDQCHYLEEQHVKMLRESPVLEGQFHTYHSSPYHHFHFPQVSQNSGFLWHKFHLISAYKHFIERTGEPEVTTQTSPFDSSVVDYVFYTVDGRESKSRRGNFCNRNVQEGRIKLLGRLGLLSQGEISSVGNLPNFQNPSDHMPLMVKFLLT
- the LOC105332122 gene encoding protein angel homolog 2 isoform X2, which encodes MSSVRPKKVDVIDLTTDDQPANTPPPTHTDNKRSINEISKGPQLDSNLVHSGSSHGVNGGENWLSDAMFRPFGPLKQAGQGVVRHFKRTNKPVQTLEKGPLAPGSKQKVGLDAEVERNEPQSHVKRSRSEPAIEPRDSLIPRNREWELTPFGKVCQTRGHHGLPFSLMSYNVLAQDLLLDNQYLYRDHPTQVLDWEYRKQKLLQEFSAHQPDILCMQEVQESHLEEFYIPQLKALGYEGEYLRRTGGKVDGCATFYKKDKFSVEEARHVHYFQEGSSLTNRDNVGLILRLIPLNGQEGFCVANTHLLYNPKRGDIKLLQLVKLLAELDHMIPDFRSVPVILCGDFNARPHSFMYKFISQGYLRYHGLPIEGISAQRYGKGRKLLDMGLIPSNLTISDQCHYLEEQHVKMLRESPVLEGQFHTYHSSPYHHFHFPQVSQNSGFLWHKFHLISAYKHFIERTGEPEVTTQTSPFDSSVVDYVFYTVDGRESKSRRGNFCNRNVQEGRIKLLGRLGLLSQGEISSVGNLPNFQNPSDHMPLMVKFLLT